The Canis lupus baileyi chromosome 26, mCanLup2.hap1, whole genome shotgun sequence DNA window CGATAAATAAATAACGCTCCATTAAAGCTTCGATCAGAAAAACCTTTAAGACGACAGAAGTGCTCTCGCTGTCCTGCAAACAAGCAGGCCAAGGCCTCGCCACCTGGCCTGGTCAGCGCACAGGATTCTGGGGGCAGGTGGCCACCCTGGGCCTCGTGGGGCCCCTGGAGCAAGGAGACCAAAAGTGCAGTTAGAGCCCCCACCACGCGCACACATGgactcatgcacacacacgtggACACACTGGGGCGTGTTTTCAGTGCACGCACAGATGTGTTCACCTTCATTCCCcggtacatgcacacacacatgctcacacaccaTTCACCCCGTGTAACACACATGTTGGGTGTTgggtgcatgcacatacacaccacaAACAGAATCCTTCCCTTCCTGGCTTGCTTAGCCTCCTGGCAGTAGCCAGGCTCCAGAGCAAGAAAGCTTCTGGAGATAGGGGAGAGGGGTATAAATTAAATGTTTCCAATTGGGCTGGGAGGACGGCCAGGGGTAGGgggctccagggctgcagagacaGGGTGGGCATCTCAGGAGGCCCTGGTCCCCCTAAGCCCCATCAGAAATCCAGAGGGGTAAGGTCCCCAAAGTCACAGTCGAAGAGGTCTCTGATGCCCTCACCCTCCTCAAGGCCAAAGTGGTAGTCGAGAGCCTCgtggggtggggacaggctgATGAACTCCTCAGGGAGGAGGCCGGAAAAATCCTCCCGTGCATGTTCCAGGAGCGAGTCGGCCGCCACCAGCGGGGACAGGCGGTCCTCGTCCACGGGGGCCCGCAGGCCACCCATCCGGGAAAGCAGAGGTTCTGGGGAGATGGGGGAGCATCACAGGCCGGGGATGGCccacagggagggcagagggggtaTCCTGCCGGCCCACCCAGCTGGGAGAGGGACCCtgacccaccccacccaccctcccttcACCCACCTTgctccaggctgagcagggacTGGCTGGGATCCGAAGCAGGGGATGAGGGGGGAGATGATGGTGGTGGCACTGTGGTGGCAGGGTCAACTGGCCTGTCTTCCTCCCCAGAAGCTGTCCCCTGGGATGGGGTCTTCCCAGGGCTGATCCCGCCTGCACTCTCCTCAGGGCACAGGAAAACGTCAATGGGGCCTTGTTTGCTCTTAAGGGAGATCTGAAAGGTCTGGGTGGAGGCAGCAAGCAGGGTAAATTGAGGCTCGGCTGACCACCAACCCCACCCAGCCTGTCCTGGTCAGGTCTGGAGTCCTGGGTCTCACCTCTGAGGAGTCTATGGCTTGGAGCTGGGTCTCAGGAGGGGCCTTGATCACCATGACCATCTGCTCTGCAGGGTCTGCGATGCTACGAAGGTCCTGGCAGGTCACGTAGGCCAGGGTTGGTAGAGTCAAGGACCACATGACCTTTGACCTCTGGGGTCACCCACCCAGAGTTCATAAGAGAGTtatgagattacttaaaaataaattttttaaaaaaaaagtgttttctattttttatgaatgaaagacaaataagaaCTTAGATCTCTAACCTTGAAGCCACTGCCATGTACCAAATCACTaccaaataaatgtttgctattgcTGGTACTAGCTTTTCTAGTTTGAATCTCTGCTGTTTGGGGATTGATTACTTTCCCCTCTTACAGATAAAGCTGATGCTCGGAGAGGTTATGTAACTTGTCCAGCCTAACACGGAATAAGTGCTCAGCCCAGAACTGGCACCAAAGCCAGAGCACCACCTCTTCCCCAAATTCAGAGCCTAGAGTAGACTTGTTAGTCCCACTTGGATGGGGCCCCACCCGCCCATCCTGTCCTCCATGGCAGCCGGCTGACAGCCCAAGGATATCGCTGGCTGTCGGAGTCCTCAGCGAGCAGCCGCAGTTGTGTGGTGCAGATATGGATCAGGTGGTCCAGCTGCCGCTCACTCTCCTGCAGCTGCCGGAGGTCCTGAGTCAGTCCTTCAAGCCGCCCACTGATCCCCACTGCTGCATGGCTGCCTCTGCAGGACGCAAAGGGAAAGTTTGCAGTTCTTGGCTCAGCCCTAACCCTCAGCACCCAATCTGCTGCTGCCTGTTCTGTGAGACCCACACAAGCCCTTGTGCTTCTCTGGGTGTAACTCCTGGGCTGGGAAACAGCAGAGGGCTGAAGCGGGCCTCCAAGTCAGGCTGGCCAGGGTCTGAAGTCGGGCCTGAAAGACCCCTCACGGAGGGCTGGGTAAGTGGGTGATGGCACAGGTGTGCCATGGAATCCTATAAGTTTGTATAAAAGGACGAGAATGTATCAGATGTACAGACACGGATGTACTTCCAGTATGTGTTGTCAagtaaaaagggggaaaaaaaaggatgcagAATGGAATGATGTACCAAAAGCTGAAAAGGAAAATGTGTCAGGGCAGTGGCATGGCTAAAGGAGgtgagaggggaaaaataaaaaaagaattaacaagattaggggtgcctgggtggctcagtcggttgagcgtctgccttgggctcggatcatgatcccagggtcctgagatggagacccacaccctgctcagcaggaagcctgcttctccctctccctctgcctgctgctccccctgcttgtgctctgtcaaataaagtctttccaaaaaaattaacaagaattaACAATCCTACTGAGGGTGACAGAGGGCATAAGAGCCATCACCTAAGAGGTGATGAGCTAAGAGGGATGGGCAACAGCTGGGAAGGGCACAGGGAACTTTCTGTGGTGCCGGACATGTTCTTTATCCTGATCTGGATGGTGACTCCCCAGACGAAGAAATACACGAGGGTGCGTTGAGCTGCGTATGTGAAATCTGTGGAAACTTCCTCAGAGAAGCCACCTCCccctccgagcctcagtttccccagctagACGATGAGGATGCGGACAGCCACGGTGGGGATCACTATCAGCTCCTCCatgctggcctggccccaggccttAGCCTCCGCCTGCCCTCCTGAAGGGCTGGTACCTACAGCCACTGGATGTGGTTCTTAGACTTCTTGGCAATGAGCTGGATGCCCTCGAGGACGTTGGTGATGTCATAGATGCGCCGTTTCTGCACCTTCAACACCTCAGCCGCCCAGTTCAGATCAACAACGCCATCAGCCGAGCGGCTCAGCAGCTCCAGGAAGCGTTTTGTGGTCAGATTCAGTGAGGTCTCATAGCGTGACTTCTCCCCTGGGGATTTCACACCTAGGGGTCCAGGCAAGGAGGGTTCCCTCAGTACCACCCCCACACCTAGGTGGGCTAGCCTTCCTGGCAGTGCAGGACAGGGCCGAAAGATGGGAGTGGGATGGGCAGATGGCTCCTTCCCCTTGGCAAAACCAACCATGAGGGCCTGGGGCTGCTGCCTGCCAACCACGAGACATTCCTCTTCTGGCTGGggaactccccaccccccagggcctggggaagCCATGCCAGGCAGCCACTCCAGCTGCCCCTCAGGGCCCCCAGAGGCCTGGCTCCAGTCCAGGCCTGACAGATCAGAGTTTACTCTGCAAGCATGTTTGTCCACACCCCCAACTTGGGCCCGGTCAGGgggcctgccccagccccagctctgtgGGTACCTTTTCCTGGGTGGCGGCCTCTGCCCCGGGCTGGCCCACTGCTCTCAGCCAGGTACTGATGGTCAGTTTCCAGGTCCAACCTCCGCTTTACCTGTGGCAGAAACAATGGGATGATATTTAATAACCAGGAGCGAGGCCACAAAGACTGGGCTCTGGGCTTGGTGCTCCTGGGTCACCCCTGCCCCACTTTCTCTATCATGTCGCCTATGTGTATGAGGGATGGGGAGATCCCAGGGGACACAGTCCTACCGCACAGGACAGATCAGTCAACCATGGGGCGCAGAAGACCTGAGTTTAAGTTCTAGCTCCACCAGTATTTCCCTGGGTGCCTATGGCAGTTTTAAAATCTGTCTGCAAATTTGATACTCTCCctttcaaaaaagcaaaacaaaacaaaacaaaacaaaacaaaaaaatagagcCTAATTCTCCTCCCCTTAAATATGGACCAGATCTGGTAACTTGCTTCTCAAGAGCAGTAGGATGGAAGTGATGACAAGTCACTTCTCAGACTGGGTCAGAGCTGCACTGGAGCTTCCTCCTTGTTTTCTATAATGGACCACTCACTCTGGGGAGAGCCACTGCCATGTCACGCAAGCCTGAGTGGCAAGGCATTGAGGCCTTGTCCAGTAGCAACATCAGTCTTAGAAACAAGTCCTTCAACCCTGGTCACGCCTTCTGATGACTGCAGCCTCGCCCAACATTTTGGCTTACGATCTCAGCAGAGATCCTGCGCCAGAAGCACTGAGCAGTCTCCTCTGAATTCCTGCCCCACCAAAATCTGTGTGATAATAATTGTTTGTTattggggtttattttttttttttaagattttattttatttactcatgagagatacagagcgagagagaggcagagacacaggcagaggaagaagcaggctccatgcagggagcctgacatgggactcgatcccaggtctccaggatcacgccctgggctgcaggcggcgctaaaccgctgacgcCACGGGGGCTacccttttttattgtttttaatttcaatgccAGTATATTAACACACAGTGCTGTATTAAGGacttgttgttttaagccattaggATACAGGtcccttgggcaagttaccttcTCTCTCTGGATTCTGTGAACATGGTGGCAGCTAGTACTCACCACGTTTTGCACGTTAGTTCATTCCGTCCTATGGACTAGCAGCACAATAATGGCTCCACTTTATGGATAAAgtaactgaagcccagagaggcccAAGTCAGACAGCCAGGAAGCAGCCAAGCCAGGATTCCTGTCCAGAACACCCTCTGACTTAGTCACACACACGGGAGGATGGAGACTGCCCCAGAATATCTCAGGCATCTCAGGCCCATCCTGACCCACCCCAGTCCTCCCCCACCCACGGGGTTTCCCAAGCTAGACCCTCACTGGGCAGCCATCTGGTAGCCTTTGAGAAACCTCTCGCCACAGCCACTATCTCCTCCCATTTGGACCACTCAGCCAACTCCCTGCCTCCACCTATCCTTCTCCACCCTAGTGCCCTCCTCTGCCACTTCTCCACGTAAACTTCTGCTCAGACGTGTTTTCTCACAAACTTGTGCCTCCAAGTGTTAGCCTGAGCCGTTTCCCTCCCATGAATGCCCCACCTGCCTTCACACCAACTCTTACACCTCTGCGGGAAGGCACCTTACTCCTTACTTAGGTCTTCTCATCCTGCAAGAGACCAGGCCAAAATGCCTCAAACCTGACCTTTCCCCACAATATCTCTTGCAACCAACTTCTGGAGATGTATTTGTCTCACCCAGAAGGCAGTGCCCCGAGGCAGGCGCTGGACCGGAATTATGGAATCATCACTGTTCGCAGGGCCTGGTGTTAACTCCCGTCTGCTGTGTGAACCTCTGCACGTGCCAACGAGCCCTCACTCTCATCGCACACTCATGGATGCCCTCAGGTGCCCCGGGGATAGAAGTGCTCACACATGTCGAGTGTCTCTTGTGTACCGAGCCCTGCTAAATAATGGCTTTACCTGCATCCAGTCATCAAACCCTCTGCCCAGACCTTGCAACAGATGCCATGATGACCTCTACTTTCCAAGAGGCCTGACAATGAGAGATAGGGCCAGGATGTGAGCCCTAATGGGCTGACCCAGAGCCCATATTCCTACCTACTACGTGTCCTGCTTCCCTGCAGCTTCGTCCAGAGACCAGCCCCCAAAAGCCATGTGTGTCTCCTCTCCGGCCTTACCCCTTAGGCCTGAACCTAGCATCCTCCTGCCAATTGCACCCCTCATCTCCCTGCTCCTCAGGCCCATGCCCACCGTGATGACAGGTCAATGCCACACCCTAAAGCAAGGGCTCAAGCAGGTCTCCATTTCAGCCACCACACTCTAGAGCTTGGCACAGGAACCTAAAAAGGCAGAGGTGAAGACACACAGAACATTGTGGTGAAAAAATGTGGACATCTCCAACATCTATGGAAGGGGAGCCACAAAAAGTGTGGCTCATCCAGTCCCTGGAATACCACGTAGCTGTCAAGGACTAATGAAGGGTGACACAGAATCCTCTTAAAGACATAATGACAAGAAAAATATCATCAGAGGGCAATGCATTTATATGATCCCTTTTTGgattaaaaacatgaaacattttTCTCTGGTTCAGTGTCTAATATTCTAGAATCCATTCTAGGGGTAACCTCTGTATGGTATGTGGGTGGAGGACAACCATGGGGGGACTGTTactatatctataaaatggggatgatctACTGTTTGAAcatagaaacaaaggaaaaactacaatttttaaaatttaaggggaaaaaaaagctgtcacaaccatcttttttaaaaaaaaacaagcttaggaaaagaaaacaggaggaaaaatgaaTGGTGTTGGCATCCTTCAACTTTTTAGCCTCTTAACTTTTTCTATagtaaatgttttaatttgctttttaacaGCTATGACAACAGGATAGAGGTGGACAGGAAGTGCCAGGAGGAATGGCTGAGTTGTAGAGTCTTGCATGCTAGAGGTGCTCAATGAATGCTCACTGATGCAGAAGCTGAACCCGTAGCTTGTTTCAAAGACTGCCTCACACAAATGTCAGTGCAGAGGGTCAGAGGAGGCCACAGCTCAATCGGCCAGTGGCTGACCAGAGGTACAAGAGTGGAGAGTCTTGGAGGGGGTGTTTCTGGACTTCAGCTCTGGGGTGGTGCcagccctcacccccacccaccggcAGAAAATGGATACTAGTGCTTCAAAGCTGTGAGGGCAGAGGCTCCTTCTTTGCCCATTGTCTAGTACCTTTTGGGCAGTTCACTAACTCAACAGTAGAATGGATGGAATGCTCAGGCCCACAAGGCTGCCCCTGAcactgctgggggtggggtgggtacaTTTCCTCAGCCCAGTCTCTGGCAGCCCTCTGGGCCTGGAGCTCAGCTTCTACAGCCCCAGGTCGGCTAAGTACTTGTCAGTCAGCTAAATGCAGTTTTCAGGTCCAAGCCCCAGGCTGGCACCTGCAGAGAAAAAAGGCCCCTGGGATAGAGGTGACCCACCCTTAGTACAATCCTCCTCCCTTTACCCATCAGAAGGGTTCCTAACTTCCTTCAACCTGTATTATTAACATTTCTAGGAGGCAAGGCATCCCAGTGGCTAACTAGTTAACAGCTCAGGAAGTCTGGACTGGTCCCACCATTCCACTAGCTGAATGACCTATCATCTCTAGGTCTCAGCTTCCCTATCTGTAAAAGGGGATGGTTGTTGAGAGAGTTAACTGGGTGAAGTGCTTGGCACACAGCCTGACATATAAAACAGTCTCAAAACAATGGTGGCtcctattgttattattattagcgTCTTGGTGATTCCGGAAGGAAGGCAGAGCTAGGCTGGGCGAGGGGCCAAGGGAGTTAGGGGAGACTTGCCGGGATGCCTCAGGGACCAgctgccacccaggcccccataAGCAGTTGGATAGCTTCCACCTCCTTGCCCGGGCTCTGCTTCACCCCTCCTACTTGCTCCAGGCCCCCTGCTGAGACCCCCtcctgcctggctggcctggcccctgccccctgccagcaGCCTTCCATGCCCCACCTTCACCCACAGGCCCTGACAGTCAAGCTGGTCTCCACGCCCAGTCCTGCAGCTCACAGGTCCAAGCTCCAGGCCTCTAGGCCCTGCTCTCCAGTAATTAAGCAATCTTTTCTGGGGCCCCCAGTCCAAATTGCTCCTGAGCCTCTTGCTGCTCAGGGAGCACTTTATCAAGGCATCTCCCTGGAATATTTACTCTCTCCTGGCACTGGGGGCCTCCACTCCAGCTCCCAGAGGCCCAGCCCACCCATTACTTCCCTGGGGGCCTAGGGGTCTGCCTGCCTGATTAATGAGGCTCCATGGCAACCAGGGCCTGTGAGGGTGGAGGGTGGCAGATGgaaggacaggcagagggaggggatcAGCAGCTGGCCCAGCCACCCCGCCCCTGCAGAGAAGGCCTCCCAGCCAGGAGGCCTGtccccagaggcccagaggcccaggcCTGCACCTGGCAGTGGAGCATCTAGGCAGGAAGGAGGGTCTCCTCAATGACTCTTTCAGCAGTCTGGCCCCAGGATAGCCCCCTCGACCTCCTCAAGGGGCCCTGTCCACTACCCTGCCACGAGTTCTGGTCTGGAGCCAGCAGGCctcagttcaaatcccagccccacCACTTGCAGCCGTATGACCGggggcaagtcacttcccctctccGGGCCTCCGTTCAGATGGGCACAGTGACAACACTGAGCTCACAGCATGGTTGTGAGTTCTGGCTCGAAGTTCGCCAGAGACCTGGCATGCAGGCAACACCAGCTGAATACACGTGGGCTATTATTACCACTGAGTCTGACCCTCGAGCGGCTCGGGGAAAGCCGAGGCCCAGAGCAGAGGAGCAAACAGCGACTGGCCCGAGGTCACCCCGCAtcccggggcggggcccggaggcCCAACCCAGGCTCGACCCCGCCCAGCCCGGGAGCCTcggcccaccccctccccccgcccccgttgCCTCCGGGCCAAAAACCGCGCCCCGACCGGGTCTGCACGGGGGTCCAGACGTGCACTCGGCCCTGTGTCCCTGGTGTCCGTACCGGCGGGCGGCCGAGCGCAGGGCGCGGCGCGCTGGGTGTGGGCCGGGGCGCCTGCGGCGTGGCGAAGAGCAGCAGGTCGGGGTCGCGGGGGCCAGCGGCCGGCGCGGCCGGGccggcgggggccggcggggcgcTGGCGTCCTGCGCCGTGGAGATGATGACGATCTGCGAGGAGTCGAGCAGCCGCAGCGCGCCGGCCCCGAGCAGGGCCTCCAGCGCCGGCGCGCATGGGCCGCCTGCGGGGGCCCCGGCCACGGCCATGGCGCTCACGGCCCGCGCGGCCCGGGtggcaggcggcggcggcggcgcgggcccaTGGCGGCAGGCCGCGGCGAGGGCTCGATCCCGCTCCGCCCCCGGCCGCCGCTGCCTGCAAAGTCCCGGCCACTTTTACGCGCCAAATCCTTTTTGCCGCGAAAGAGCCACGAGCCGCCGAGCGCTCTGACCATTGGCTGTCGGGCCCGTGACGTAGGCGACGGCGACGGGGTCCATTGGCTGCAGCGTGCCGGACCGGCGGCGGTGGGCGGGACGGGGCGTCGGCGCGAGGAGGCGCGGCCAATCGCGGGGCCGGGCGCGCGCAGGCTTTGTCGGGGCGGTGCCAGGAGCTCTCGcactccccgcccccagccgggACTGTCCCTACCCCGGGCGTGGTGGCGCGGCTCGCACCCCGACGCCCCGCGGACTCCGGGTCCCGGCATGTGGAGCCCTTTGGGTCAGTGTCCGTTCTGCGCTTCACACCGTATTCGGACCTCCCGTGACCCCCTAGACTCCGCCACCTGTAGCCCCAACAACCTTAGTCTGAATCACTTAGAAACTGCCCTTCCTTTTTTCTATGGTCAGGCCTGTCTCCAAAGCCCCAGCTGCCGCTCCCATCCTCAACTTGCCCCATCTATACCATTTACTTTCAAATCCTGCACCTGCCCTGTCCCTCTCACCCGGAGCCCCAGCAGAAGCGGGCTGTTAGAAAATGAGGAGGGACATCTGGCCCAATACAGCTTGGGGCTTTCCTGTAAGCCCCCTTTTAGCTGGAATCTCTTCAATAGCTGATGCACAGCTTCTGCTTGAACTCATTTATTCacccatttattcaacaaacgtTTTTGAGAGCCTGCTCTGTGCCCCATTCTTAGTTCAGACCTTGAAGAGCTCGGTCTTgtgaaaagagaaggagaggaataGAAGTAACGAATGCTTGGAATATGAGGAGGAATTTCCACCATTAACTCCACGTTAGAGTTCACAAAGGGAGGAGGTAAGGGTGCTGAGCATGAAAATGCAGTTAATCCGGAGGCCCTGGGACCTCTCCATCAGCCATTTCTCATTGCTCAGGTCAGCTGATTTGACCAATATTGTcctctcctctgtgccaggccttGTGCCAGCTTTGAGGGCAGAGACGTGAGACTTGATCATTTCTATGAACTTGCCTGCCATCTGGTGGAGATgacccacggggggggggggggggggagggaagctAATACACAAACAAGGATCAAATCCCTAAGCCCAGAATATACATGACTTCCTCCAGAGTCCTAATTACTCACTTCCTCCATTGCCCAGTGCTGCCTCTGTCCCAACACTGACCAcacactcagtttctccatctgcctctcctaCTAGACTGGGAGCTCCAACAGGGCCTCCTCTCAACACTGGTAAGACCCAAAGCAGGTGCTGAGAAAGGTTAGGAATGGAACAGGCTGTTGCTTGAGGCTACCCAGAGTGCAGCAAGGAGACTCAGCTCTCCGAAAGGAGTCCTTGGTCCTTTGGCACTTGACTTCAGAATCACCTGAGTACTTGTTAACTTTGGGCCAATCCCTGCCTTACCAATTTAGAATCTGTAAGtgcccaggaatctgtattttcacCAGCAATCCCcaacctacccccacccccacgccagGTGATTTTAATGCAGGTTCACATTTAAGGACAAATAGTATATCAATATAACCAAAATGTGTGGTGCAGCCTTGAATTATCAGccccttgggcagccctggtggctcagtggtttagcgccaccttcagctcagggtgtgatcctggagacccggaatcgagtcccaggtcgggctctctgcatggagcctgcttcttcctctgcctgtgtctctgcctctatctctctgtgtctcatgaataaataaataaaatctttaaaaaaaaaaaaaaaagaattatcagcCCCTTGAGGACAATTCTCaattccagtttcctcatctgtaaaatgggcacattgTCCTGGCCTCTTCCTGAGTTGCCATCAGGATAAAAAACATAAGGAATCTGCTGAAAGTTCTATAAACAATGAGGTGGTTTAGGAAAGCAGCAGGAGTTTCCTAAGCAGTTTTTGAAATAACTCATTGTAGGGGgctgcctagatggctcagtcagttaagcatctgactcttggttgtggttcaggtcatgatctcagcatggtgagatggagccctgtgttgggctctgcactaggtGTGGAACCTGTTTggtattctctctccccttctccctctgcccctccctgccccactcacactctct harbors:
- the E2F1 gene encoding transcription factor E2F1 isoform X1; its protein translation is MAVAGAPAGGPCAPALEALLGAGALRLLDSSQIVIISTAQDASAPPAPAGPAAPAAGPRDPDLLLFATPQAPRPTPSAPRPALGRPPVKRRLDLETDHQYLAESSGPARGRGRHPGKGVKSPGEKSRYETSLNLTTKRFLELLSRSADGVVDLNWAAEVLKVQKRRIYDITNVLEGIQLIAKKSKNHIQWLGSHAAVGISGRLEGLTQDLRQLQESERQLDHLIHICTTQLRLLAEDSDSQRLAYVTCQDLRSIADPAEQMVMVIKAPPETQLQAIDSSETFQISLKSKQGPIDVFLCPEESAGGISPGKTPSQGTASGEEDRPVDPATTVPPPSSPPSSPASDPSQSLLSLEQEPLLSRMGGLRAPVDEDRLSPLVAADSLLEHAREDFSGLLPEEFISLSPPHEALDYHFGLEEGAPRGPGWPPAPRILCADQARWRGLGLLVCRTARALLSS
- the E2F1 gene encoding transcription factor E2F1 isoform X2, with the translated sequence MAVAGAPAGGPCAPALEALLGAGALRLLDSSQIVIISTAQDASAPPAPAGPAAPAAGPRDPDLLLFATPQAPRPTPSAPRPALGRPPVKRRLDLETDHQYLAESSGPARGRGRHPGKGVKSPGEKSRYETSLNLTTKRFLELLSRSADGVVDLNWAAEVLKVQKRRIYDITNVLEGIQLIAKKSKNHIQWLGSHAAVGISGRLEGLTQDLRQLQESERQLDHLIHICTTQLRLLAEDSDSQRLAYVTCQDLRSIADPAEQMVMVIKAPPETQLQAIDSSETFQISLKSKQGPIDVFLCPEESAGGISPGKTPSQGTASGEEDRPVDPATTVPPPSSPPSSPASDPSQSLLSLEQEPLLSRMGGLRAPVDEDRLSPLVAADSLLEHAREDFSGLLPEEFISLSPPHEALDYHFGLEEGEGIRDLFDCDFGDLTPLDF